TGGGGAAATTGTCACAAGTAAAGTACTGCTTACTACCATGGTGGCAGATTCAGTTGCTCGGCCACTGATTCAGAActttaaacagtttaatggtgagtttgggtgttctttttgtatgcagAAAGGAACAAGTGTGTTAAAACGCAGGGGGCGTGTAAGGGCTTATCCCTATGAAAAAGCAGAGTTGAGGAATCCCTCCCAGACTGATGATCTGGTGGAAGAGGCTCTTGCTGGAAACCCCACTAAGGGAGTGAAAGGGCCTAGTATTTTGTCTTGTCTACCTGATTTTAAtatcattgatggctgtgttccAGATTATATGCACAGTGTGCTGCTGGGTGTAGCAAGAAGCATCACCACGCTGTGGTTTCATTCTGAAAACAACCAATCGCCATGGTATATCGGACACTCAACAGAACAGATTGATGACATTTTAACTTCTATTAAACCCCCCTGTAATGTTTCCCGTGTCCCCCGctcagtgaaagagaaaaagttctGGAAGGCACACGAGTGGAAcatgtggttgttttattacagcataccAACATTGAAAGGGGTCTTACCTGAAAAATATCTGAAGCACTGGTTTAAGTTGGTAAAGGGGGTTTCTCTTCTACTCGGTGAGAATATATCACCACTGCACATATCAGAATCTGAGGGGTTGCTAACAGAGTTTGTTCAGGAAATGGAGACCCTTTATGGGATCAATAATGTCactttcaatgtacatttgtgccTTCATCTGCCCAATACTGTGAGGAACTGGGGTCCCCTCTGGGCACAGTctgcatttgtgtttgagtCATACAATGGGATCATTTTAGATATGATAAAGAGCAGCCagggagtttctctgcagataatgaaaacagtttggCTACAGTTTGCATTTCCATCATTTTCCCAAAAAACCATGGTGGCAGCTTCTGATGATTACTTAGCTCTCTTAGAGTCTTTTtcagttgagaaaaaaatggtGCAGGAAGTAAGTCGCTGTCATGGTGTTACATCTCTGGGTAGGCCTAAAATTTGTATGATCAGAAATGATGATTTTCTGGCCTTGAACAGCATCAGCAACCTTGAAAATAGAGTCACTGTGAAGTATTTTTGCAGAGTAGTGGTTAATCTTGAAATAGTTCATTCACAAAACTACTCGCGTACTTTTCGGAGAAACTCGTACACTGTCATTCTTTCTGATCGAGAGGaaagtattttctctgtgaAGACATTCATTGTCTGTGATCTGGGGCAGGGGGAGACATGTTATGCAGTGGGGAAGTACTaccaaaaagtgaaacaggacatctGCGGTCAATTTAAGAATCCTTGTTATTTCATCCCTGTAGGGAAATGTCTGGGGCCTTTAGTTGCTATACAAGCATCtcagataaaagaaaagtgtctgtttgttaaaactgtgaacagaaatgttgacattgtcttcaaattcattaaccacagTGAAATGCTCAGATAGatgtgggatgatgatgattacctgaatgtatgttctatgtacttttcttttgttagtttttttgctacatTCAGACTGTAATGACCTTTCAGCCATATTCTGGAAAATGCATTAagacaatacagaaaacattgcatttggtgGATGTAACGgtgaatgtgtggatgtgtatgagCTGTAATGTGAATCTGGAAGTGACTTGAAATTGGAAAAAAGGCttgattgacaaaaataaaaaaaacacaaaccattttgttatacatttcctTCTTTTCCACTATTTTCATACAAGAAAGAATTGACCttgtaaatgtttcaggaaaacgTGTAGACATCATAGCTTTCCATCTCCTCTCACTTAAGTGCCATAGTTAAATTCCATAACATGCCAATTAGATGTGATACCCATTTCACGTGTTCGCACATACATAAGttcttgcataattttttttagttatttcttagttaTTGCCTTGATAATAGAAAATATGAGCTAGGCATCATGTATGACAGTTTCCAAAGTGAGATATGAGCTACAAAATGACCAGATCTTGCCATGAGCTAGGAGACGTATCTTGTATGTACATATAGGGCTTATATGTGGatataaagaagcaatacaggaGACCTATATGGCctgtatatgcacatatatgcacCTCAATTTTGCCTATATGTGGCATATACACgcatatatgcagcatatatattatcatatatgtgcatatatgctgtatatatgcagcatatatgtgcatatagacTGCATATAGGTTACATATATGCGCATATATCCTCATATAGGTTCTTTCCATGTgggataagtatttgatcacctaccaaccagtaagaattcaggctctcacagaccagttagattttttttaagaagccctcctgttctccactcattacctgcacctgtttgaactcattacctgtataaaagacacctgtccacacactcaatcaaacagactccaacctctccacaatggccaagaccagagagcttaGTAAGGACAAAAGGGATAAAAGTGTAGACCTgcgcaaggctgggatgggctacaggacggGCTataggcaacaactgttggcgcaattattagaaaaaggaagaagttcaaaatgacgatcaatctccctcggtctggggctccatgcaagatctcacctcgtggggcatcaatgatcatgaggaaggtgagggatcagcgcagaactacacggcaggacaaggtcaatgacctgaagagagctgggaccacagtctgggaccccaagaacaccatcccaaccatgaagcatagaggtggaaacatcattctttgaggatgcttttcttcaaaggggacaggacgactgcaccgtattgaggggaggatggatggggccatgtatagtgagatcttggccaacaacctccttccctcagtaagagcattgaagatgggtcgtggctgggtcttccagcatgacaacgacaagGCCAGGGcgactaaggagtggctccgtaagaagcatctcaaggtcctggagtggcctagccagtctccagacctgaacccaatagaaaatctttggagggagctgaaagtccgtattgcccagcaacagccccggaacctgaaggatctggagaaggtctgtatggaggagtttgccaaaatccctgctgcagtgtgtgcaaacctggtcaagaactacaggaaacgtatgatctctgtaattgcaaacaaaggtttctgtacaaaatattaagttctgcttttctgatgtatcaaatacttatgtcatgtaataaaatgaaaattaattacttaaaaatcatacaatgttgattttctggaaatttgttttagattccttcactcacagttgaagagtacctatgataaaaattacagacttctacatgctctgtaagtgggaaaacctgcaaaatcggcagtgtatcaaatatttgttctccccactgtataaacactgaacacaattataaacgcaaaacttttgttttcgccttccatttatcatgagctgaactcaaagatgtaAGACTTTctgtatgtacacaaaaggcctatttctctcaaatattgtgcACAAATATTCTCCAAGATTatccatgattattgcacaagtGTCCCTTAGGCTGgccattttgttcagtgtaagttAATATAGTATAGTTAAAAATCTAGTCTGTATATtatatgtttaatgtccgttccaatgtaattcttgtctgttctttttcacagactagattgttaactatattgccttatacatttcaattatggttTTTaatgtgataaagaaaatctgaatgcagccagcataatatcctgctgctaaaataatgctaatgaagctttgaatggccatcactacctacaggacaatagatctccaggaacagggctgGGCAGCCCTGACTTAGCTGGTCTTTGGTGAAATGCCTGCCGCATACTTTAGATTGGACTGTAATATAGTGAAATATTCCCGGCGTGTTTGCACTAACGCTGCTTCTTCCGCTCAACGTCAAGCGGGAAGCTATGCATACTAATAACCCCATTGAATTTAGTAGATGCAGTGGACAGAGGTAAAGAGTAATGTTCTGAATATTTCTTtacttgtttcttaaaaaatacattcttaaatatatttttccgaGTCTCAATCATGTTTATTTATGTAGCTAAACTTGTACTGTCAGATGAATGTATACCACTAACGTGTGGTGGAAACAGGCGagcagtattattattattctggaCTAACCTTTGGTAAGTGATTTTTTGATAAATAAGATTTTTTGACGAACTATCGCAGTAACAAGTAGATTGGGCGCAATCTGAAAGACAATCTCTCCTACTCAACAATATGCATGCAAAGATAGGCCCACAGTACAAACAATGGAAATATGGAAACTTATATAGCCTAGATTAGCTAGCCTATATATTTAAAAGGCAGAACATATTCTAATTTTCATTGAGCCTGAAAATCTTAGCCAATATTatagctgttttttttattttttcaaacatcTATAAAAATATCAATATTATAACACAACTACGGCACCATCCGATACACATACCCTACTAGTCACAATGCTGCACTAACTGTGTGCCCTCCTTGTAACTAACGGAGAGagctaaataataatatataattatttattgttgcgtttatttaaaaagaaaagcccAGCCTGACGACAATATCAGAATTTGAATTCCAGCCCGTTCGTGATCGGGTTCTGGCTGAGAATAAAATCCCTCCCTTTGGGTCACAATTTCTTCAGCTGCAGTTTTGCTGGCCTTCATGCTACTAAAATTTCCTCCAGATCACTCTATACCTTTTAGTACTGGTAGGATTTAGACCTAGCTGAACCTGTTCTACACAGATTTGTGACTCTTCTTTTCCGTTGTCCTGTTCTGTCATCCTTTTCTACTATGCAATGCAATATGGTTTTAGCAGTGCCGTTGAGAACAAGCTGTGTCCCTGATAATCGTCTGtatattacaaccctgtttccaaaaacgttgggacgctgcgtaaaatgcaaatgaaaacagaatgtaatgttatgcaaataatttatctctatatttaattgacagTAGTAGAAAGACTACATATcaactgaaactgagaaatgtttatacattttgaatttgatgccagcaacacatttaaaattgtttgggacaggggcatgtttaccgcTGTGTTGCATTAACTCTTCTTTCAACAATattctgtaagcatttgagaacaGAGGAAGCTAATTGTATTTTTGAaagggaaatgttttcccattattgcttgatataggattgcagatgctcaacagttcagggtctcctgtGTAGagtttttcgtttcataatgggCCAAGTGTTTTCAATgcgtgacaggtctggactacaggcaggccaatttagcacccAGATGATTTTACCACAGagcaatgctgttgtaatacatgtagAATGATATTTTGAATGATCTGGCTAAAATAAGCGAgcccttccctgaaaaagacgtcaaaaacctgtatatacagctctagaaaaaattaagagaccactcttaatttttcttaaatcagcgtCTCtacatggcagccattccattccagtctCTGTTAAATTCaaacacacctcattttacttaatgaggtactgattaggtgatttcctgaaccaaatctaatttaacaaagaaaagtataaaaaccactgctgtggtcatcactatcctcttgtaataggaccagctggatggcaaaaacaatgcAAGTAGTACCCCAATggtaattttaataaaaaaataactattcaccATGACAaaaggtttgagtgaggaaaagggttcaattctgactttactggcagagggatacagtgagggtcagcttgcttccatcctgacaatttcaaagacggcggttcataagaataaggtcaagcaacagacattggggacaacaaagctacagactagcagagggtgaaaatgacTGCACACTGCCCGAGATGACCAACTCATTCGAATTTCATTCatcaaccataggatgacatcaagtgacctagaaaaagaatggcaaacagcagctggggtgaaatgCATAGCGAGGATGGTTCGAAataggctcctaggggcagggctgatgttgtgcaaagcaaaaaaaaaaaccttcatcactgagaatcaaagaagagccaggttgaagtttgcaaaagaccataagcaTTGCaacgtagaggaatggagtaaggtcatcttctctgacgagtcagattttcagctttgcccaacacctgtttgtctaatggttagacggagacctggagaggcctacaagccacagtgtctcgcacccactgtgaaatttggtggaggatcggtgatgatctgaggatgcttcagcaagcctggaatcgggcagatttatCTTTATGGAGGATGCATggatcaagccaagtacaaggttatccaggaagaacacctgcttcctactgctttgacaatgttccccaactctgagaattggttatacccagcaggacaatgctccatgccacacagccaggtcaatcaaggtgtggatggaggaccaccagattaACACCCTGTCAGCCACAATCTCCAGACCAGAACCCCCTTGAAAACCTCTgtaatttgatcaagaggaagttgaaaaattaatacaaatgtgttttctttgcattatttgaagtCTGataacaatgcatcttttttggttatttcaactggttgttattttttacaaataaatactctaaatgaaaatatttttatttggaagtaatgttgtcagtagtttatagaataaaacaaaaaaattcattttactcaaacacatacctatgaatagtaaaaccagagaaactgatcattttgcagtggtctcttaattttttccagagctgtattgttcaacattactggtgcattcacagatgtgcaagccacccatgccatgtgcagtaatgcacccccataccatcacgaatACTGGTTTTGAACTGtatgctgataagaagctggtttgtccctcttctctttagtccggaggacgcagtgtccatgattcccccaaaacatttaacattttgatttgtcagaccacaggactattttcaatttcaaatcagtccatcttaaatgagctcaggcccagagaaggtggtgaTGTTTtgggatcttgtttatatatggtttcttctaagcatgatagagttttaacttacatttgtggatgtagcgatgtactgtgttcacagacattggTTTTCGGAAATGTGTTCCTGACCCCTTGCAGTGATGTCCATTACAGAATCGTGTCAGGTTTTATGCGAGatgccgcctgagggcctgtAACAGCTAATAATGTAACAACTACAATTAATGTAATAACTGCCAATAAcgtaatacattttccattcttaATGTAGTAAAAGTCAGCAATGTAATAACTTACCAATTGTGTTGTAACATGTGAACCAATAACCTAATAACTTTTTACCCATAATGTAATAAGTTCTTACACTATTGGCTTGCTATTACATAATTGGCTgggttaattaaaaaaactgaattaaaattgtaataattggaggcgataatgtaatatatacttATATCACTGTaagttttatttattaagtGTCAGACTTCCATTCAATAATACTTACCCTTACTGTTGCTTCATTCAAATAACTGCTCAAAAACCTGACCCATGAATCTTTGTCCTAACcctgagaaaacacacacaacacagtctTATGTTAGTTGCATGCAGTTTTTCAACGTTTTGTCATGTATTCGGGGAGTTATTACCATCTCAAACTATATGTTGTAGGTAGCAGAGAGGGCCTATCAGATGGACCAAAGATATCCTTATTCATTAGatatttgttatttgttatgtTATGAGATACAAAATTTAAGAGAATAGGGCATATTGGAGACTATAACCCTTACTCTATTTTACCAAATTAactaaaactaaataaaatttTCTCTAAATTAGGTTTTTATGTGTATTGTAGAACCTGCTCTTATATACCATGTAAAGTGTGAATGACAATTACgtttcttgttttgttgtcCGATAATCCATTTACATCTTTATTATTCCGGTATTGATGTATGATTTAGAACATGCTATTACACATCATGTGAAGTTTAAATGTCAACtacattatttttatgttttcaggTAATCATGCCTTTGTATCCCAATAGGGCCTCTAAGAGACCtctcttaaccctaaccattaaTAACCCTAAATGCCCAAAGCAGACaatgctgcaaaaacaacaataggtaacatttccAACCTGGAAACTTAGCTTCTAGAAATTTTTATCTATAAGATATTACAGTATAAATTGATATTACGGTGTAATTTTGAAGTTATTAATCCTGAAAATTGCCCTTCAAAATATTCAATGTCAAATGGGGGCTACACCTCAAGTAATGGGTGAAGCGGCTTACCTGTAGCTTTTTCCAAACCCAAGATATGGccaaaaatctattaaattCTAATCAAAATTGCCATACAATGCTAACTATTCGTGACTGCACTAAAAACTGCTACCATgcaaaaataacaataggtaacattttgggaaattTTAATTAGCAACTTCACATAGGTTATAACAAGATCAGACCATTTTACTGTGGAATTCAATTATCTGTGGAGGTCAAGGGTTGTTTCATGAGTatgaatttaattattttaaagggcAATTTACAGGATCAATACCGTTATACAGTGAATACCGTTTAAAGTTACAAAATGTTACCTATGTTTATTTTGGcatggttgcatgtttagtgtAGTCATGAATAGTCAAAATTGTAATGGTAAGGGTTAAGGGTCTCTTAAAGGTCATATTGGGATGTAAAGGGATGATTATCTGAATTAAAATGATGCAGTTGACATTTAAACTTTGTGATGTCACAGCATGTTTTAAATCATATATCAACATCCAGCTGGAATAATACAGGTAAGGAATTGTTTAGGATGTAAATAGAAGATTATCGGACAGCAAAACAA
Above is a window of Esox lucius isolate fEsoLuc1 chromosome 9, fEsoLuc1.pri, whole genome shotgun sequence DNA encoding:
- the LOC117594897 gene encoding uncharacterized protein LOC117594897 → MDPVRYKRYLVDDEAPVPERTKRRRKRKDISEDMGDDEEAVASSSTTQYLTQEDNQDDPVSTASDDTMNQPIPGPSSSPGEAVEEHLEDPTSPTLDQKPTKEQVELLLLALKLKHGLTNRALEDIMHLINFIAGPGGELVSGSKYLFYKAFDSVKDILEVHYVCKSCKVSMQEGPFNVKCPVCDQDTSKAHAQKDQCFLYLPLKYQIKKLLEDHQLGKHLKHRFEKKDASIKDIHDGHLYKKLSPLASPDSISLTFNCDGVPVHKSNTKSLWPILCTINELPIQLRAKHVMLCGLWFGQNKPNMNTYMKPFVDECIELYSNGLIWESESGEIVTSKVLLTTMVADSVARPLIQNFKQFNGEFGCSFCMQKGTSVLKRRGRVRAYPYEKAELRNPSQTDDLVEEALAGNPTKGVKGPSILSCLPDFNIIDGCVPDYMHSVLLGVARSITTLWFHSENNQSPWYIGHSTEQIDDILTSIKPPCNVSRVPRSVKEKKFWKAHEWNMWLFYYSIPTLKGVLPEKYLKHWFKLVKGVSLLLGENISPLHISESEGLLTEFVQEMETLYGINNVTFNVHLCLHLPNTVRNWGPLWAQSAFVFESYNGIILDMIKSSQGVSLQIMKTVWLQFAFPSFSQKTMVAASDDYLALLESFSVEKKMVQEVSRCHGVTSLGRPKICMIRNDDFLALNSISNLENRVTVKYFCRVVVNLEIVHSQNYSRTFRRNSYTVILSDREESIFSVKTFIVCDLGQGETCYAVGKYYQKVKQDICGQFKNPCYFIPVGKCLGPLVAIQASQIKEKCLFVKTVNRNVDIVFKFINHSEMLR